The Cyanobacterium sp. T60_A2020_053 sequence CCCGTGGGCGCCCGACTGTGGAAGCGGAAGTGCGCCTAGAAAGTGGTGTTGTGGGTATCGCTCAAGTGCCAAGTGGTGCTTCTACGGGTAGTTTTGAAGCGCACGAGTTGCGCGATAATGATCCCAAGCGCTACGATGGCAAAGGGGTTTTAACCGCAGTGCGCAACATTAGGGAAAAAATTACCCCTGAATTGTTAGATATTGACGCTTTCGATCAAGTTGCCATCGATGTGGCAATGATTGCACTAGATGGTTCACCTAATAAGAAAAATTTGGGAGCTAATGCTATCCTAGCGGTATCTTTAGCCACTGCCAAAGCTGTTGCTTTAGATTTACAAGTACCTTTGTATCGTTACTTGGGTGGTCCTTTAGCCAATGTGCTACCTGTGCCGATGATGAATGTGCTTAATGGTGGCTCTCATGCAGATAATAACGTGGATTTTCAGGAATTTATGATTATGCCGGTGGGCGCTGAGTCTTTTTCTGAGTCTTTGCGCTGGGGTGCGGAAATTTTTGCTTGTTTAAGCAAAGTTTTAAAAGAGAAGGGTTTGTTATCTGGTGTGGGTGATGAGGGTGGTTACGCGCCCAATTTAGGTTCAAATCAAGAGGCTTTAGATTTGTTGATTCAAGCCATCGAAATTGCTGGATACAAACCGGGTGAGGAAGTGGCTTTAGCGATGGATGTGGCTGCCAGTGAGTTTTATAAGGATGGGCAATATGTTTATGATAGTAGCGCCCACAGCCCTAGCGAATTTATTGCTTATCTGGAAGATTTAGTTGGTAAATATCCCATTATTTCCATTGAAGATGCTTTACATGAAGATGATTGGGATAATTGGCAGGTGTTAACGGATAAATTAGGCTCAAAAATTCAGTTAGTGGGAGATGATTTATTTGTCACTAATGCCACTCGTTTACAAAAGGGTATTGATTTGGGCGTGGGTAATTCGATTTTGATCAAACTTAATCAAATTGGTACTTTAACGGAAACTTTACGCACTATTGAATTGGCTAACCGTAAGGGTTATCGCTCGGTAATTAGTCATCGTTCTGGTGAAACTGAAGATACTACAATCGCTGATTTGGCGGTGGCGACGCGCGCTGGGCAAATTAAAACTGGTTCTCTTTGTCGTAGTGAAAGGGTGGCTAAGTATAATCGCTTATTACGCATTGAACATCAACTGGGAGGGAGGGCGCTTTTTGCTCCTCAAGTGGGTTTAGGCCCTTGTTAATTAGTTGACTTCCCCTTAAATTATTACCAGTACGCAAAATGGTAGTTAAAAATAAGTAATAAATATTAGACAATGGTGGGCAATGCCCACCCTAAACAATTCAGACAAAGGAAAATGATTTTATCAGCAATAAAAGCAAGAAAAATGACAGGTTTATATCAGCGCCCTTCCACTAGTTTGATTAGGGTGACGGGCGCTGATCGTCTATCTTTTATTCATAATCAAACTACGAATAAAATAAAATCTTTGAAAAGTGGGGAAGGTTGTGAAACAGTTTTTGTAAATTCAACAGGAAGAACTATCGATTTAGTCACAGTTTATGTAAAAGAGGATGAAATTTTATTATTAACATCTCCTGAAAAAACACAGTTTTTAATGGAGTTAATGGATCGTTATATTTTTCCTTTTGACAAAGTACAAATAGCTGATATTTCTGCTCAATACACAGTTTTATATCTCATCGGGAATGAAAGTAAATCTATCTTATTACCATTACTTAATGAAAAGTTTTTAAGTAAACATGATCACTGTCATAGCTTAGTTAAAATGGACGAAATAGAGCTAACTTTAGCCATGGGAGACGGTTTAAAATTAGGTGGTTATACTTTAATTATTCCCCAAGAAATAACTAATTTTATCAAAGAAAAATTAGTATTAGATACTGTAAAAGTTTTAACAGAAACAGAATACGAAAATCTCAGAATTTTACAAGGAAAACCAAAAGTAAATAAAGAATTAACAGAAGACTATAACCCCCTTGAAGTAGGTTTATGGCAGACAATTTCTTTTGATAAAGGTTGTTATATAGGACAAGAAACCATTACCAGACTAAATACTTATAAAGGAGTAAAACAAAGATTATGGGGCATAGAATTTAATGAGTCTATAAATTTTGAGAATAAACAAATTATGAGTATTAATGATGAAAAAATTGGCAAAATAACCAGTTATTTAGAAACAGAAAAAGGTAGTTTTGCTTTAGGTTACATACGCACGAAAGCAGGAGGAGAAGGATTAGAAATAAAAGTAAATGAAATAATAGGAAAAATAGTTGATTTAGCCTATATTTCCCACCCAGTAAATTAGTTAAAAGTCAAAACGACAAGGAGCAAAGGTAAATTTAAAGATAGCTTGGAGTACCATGTTTCTTTGCTTACGTCTTAAAAGACAGAGTTTTAACGTGCACCTTAAACTAGCCGTCCGGAATAGAGTATGTAGCTCTATTGTTTGGTAAACCATTAGAAAAAATAAAAGTCAAGCTATACTAAGAATCAGAATAATAAAAATTTTATAAAATTTCCCTTAAATAAAAATTAAGATGACAGTTCAAAACAAACTCAATGAACGCCATCAAAAAATACTTCAGGCAACCG is a genomic window containing:
- the eno gene encoding phosphopyruvate hydratase — encoded protein: MLEQDSLFIEEIEAREILDSRGRPTVEAEVRLESGVVGIAQVPSGASTGSFEAHELRDNDPKRYDGKGVLTAVRNIREKITPELLDIDAFDQVAIDVAMIALDGSPNKKNLGANAILAVSLATAKAVALDLQVPLYRYLGGPLANVLPVPMMNVLNGGSHADNNVDFQEFMIMPVGAESFSESLRWGAEIFACLSKVLKEKGLLSGVGDEGGYAPNLGSNQEALDLLIQAIEIAGYKPGEEVALAMDVAASEFYKDGQYVYDSSAHSPSEFIAYLEDLVGKYPIISIEDALHEDDWDNWQVLTDKLGSKIQLVGDDLFVTNATRLQKGIDLGVGNSILIKLNQIGTLTETLRTIELANRKGYRSVISHRSGETEDTTIADLAVATRAGQIKTGSLCRSERVAKYNRLLRIEHQLGGRALFAPQVGLGPC
- a CDS encoding folate-binding protein YgfZ; amino-acid sequence: MVGNAHPKQFRQRKMILSAIKARKMTGLYQRPSTSLIRVTGADRLSFIHNQTTNKIKSLKSGEGCETVFVNSTGRTIDLVTVYVKEDEILLLTSPEKTQFLMELMDRYIFPFDKVQIADISAQYTVLYLIGNESKSILLPLLNEKFLSKHDHCHSLVKMDEIELTLAMGDGLKLGGYTLIIPQEITNFIKEKLVLDTVKVLTETEYENLRILQGKPKVNKELTEDYNPLEVGLWQTISFDKGCYIGQETITRLNTYKGVKQRLWGIEFNESINFENKQIMSINDEKIGKITSYLETEKGSFALGYIRTKAGGEGLEIKVNEIIGKIVDLAYISHPVN